The following nucleotide sequence is from Populus nigra chromosome 15, ddPopNigr1.1, whole genome shotgun sequence.
CCACAAGCAGATTTTGCTTTACTTTCACACAGGTTTCGCACCAGACAATAGGTTGTGAGAACAATCAAGAGCTAATCTCATTCAAATTCCTCATCTGACTTGTATTTCTCAAATCTTCAATAGGTATTCCATTCTGTGCACTCTCAGGAAGTCATAATGACATCATATAACCTAACAATCACATGTTCTAGCATCATAGGCTTGGCCCTTTCGATATTATCTACCTGAATTTTAAAGAACTGCAATTTCATTAATGAAATAAGCATTCTCTTATCCAAAGAAAAgagaatttgttttaatatacatGCATGCTAAGCATGTGAGTTGTGTTATGGTCATATACAACAAGGGGTGTTATGTTGAGGCATTTACTATTAAGAGTCAGGACTAACCAAAAAATCATTAAGCATGTGAAAGTGCCAGAGACACAATCCTTCAAGTGATGTAAAAGGACCACGTCAACATGAAGTTTTCTAAATTTGAGACACTGCTTCCAGGATTTCTACTAGAATCTTCTACACTTTTTCTCCTCTATCCCAACCCCTCCCCCTTCCCATTTTTGGTCTTATATGTACCCACCGAAAACATGATACTccttattttatctttcatcacAAGAAATTACAGAACACCATCTCATAAAAAGCACTTAGCATATGTTTTTTGGTCAAATGCATCAGCCGATGTACAgttatcaaaatatttgatgtcTAAAACCTTAGAAAATAATGTTATACCAATCAGCAAAGCATTTTGATAACATTTtggacaaattaaaataaaaaaatccttattctttaatttagtAGTTCTGGtgcaattattataatttttcatatctaattatacacaatgtcttattattatttttttctaccatAGTAAATTTACCAGTGCAAATTCTATAATACTGTAAACAAAGGAAGTTGTATATTAAAATGAGAAACCTTCTCTGGACCAACTTGATTTTAGAACATTTCAATAATGATATAGAATGAATATGATCTTTGTTCCTTACGAGTCATTTTAGATCTTGATGTCCTAAATTGACTAACCTCCTCATATCCTATAACTAGAAATAACAGGTGATGTGCAGCAATTGAGAGGTTGAAAATACATCATTGGAAACCATGAACAAAACAGGCTGAGTTCTGTAATAgttaaaaagaatgaagatagcTCACTCACCCAAGTGCCAAAGCACCAGACCACTGAAGCAAAAAGCCAAGAAGAGCTGACATGAGAATCAGTGCTGTGTTTCTGAAGTTCCAATCATACGAGAAGACACCTGGGGGGTCTAAGAAAGGAATCAATGAAGCCAGGAAAAACAATGTAATTGGTGTAGTCTTCCACGTTAACCTGCTCATCGATTTCTTTCACAAGTCAAGTAAGATGTGAAAGCTATTTGGTggtagaaaaatgaaaataaggaATGTTACCAGGCAAATTTTTAGATAAGGTAACTTACGCCAAGGCTGTCCAGTTATCCTGCTGTTGCAGAGTGGACCAGAGAATCTTGTTGACTCCACTAGGAATTATCCAAGCTAGTGCTACACAAGCACCAAAGAGACTGAATTGCAAATCAGTTACTGTAGCCACGGCAACACCAATAGACACAACTGTAAGTGCAACCACCTGAAAGATTTCATATAAGAACCCAGGGCCAGTGTCAACTAAAGTTATATGCAGAAATTAGTCATTCTACACGCACATCAGGTCCCACTTGATAAAAATGCCATGTGCAAGGAAACTTCCAGAATCAACTTACAAAAACATTTATAGGCACTGAAAACTTTTGTATTTGGCTCAATAAATGATGTTGCgtgacatgaaaaaataaacaaaataagtaaTCAACACTTCAAGTCTTTTTCCTCCTAGAGGATGCAAGTGTAGTCCTTCAATGGGTATTTTAGAAGTAATGGAATGGGTATAAAGATCAATTCATGTCCAAATATGTTGTTTGAGGTTCCACGTCTCAAAATACAGAGCTTAAGTGGAAGATTTTTACAAGAGGAAAACACAACTTTCAGCATTCACTCTTCCAATCCCTTCCATTCAAATCAGCTATTAAAGTAGATTTCAGTCTCATAAAGGTAACAATGATATATGACCAAAGAATTTATGAGTGAGTCCACTTTCGAGGCCCAAGATACATATACAAAATTAATGCTCATTGATAAACCCTTGTCCTGAATACAGTGAAACTCAAAATGCTATCCATATAGAAGTCCAGGTTCATACTTTACCAGACACTTAGTGTGcagatcaaaattataaaacaccTAGTTCTCACATGAATGGCCTTTCTCACATGAATCAAtcagttgaaaatgaaaagaaaaatagcaatGCCTTCTAATTCAGACTGTTCTGTCATCACAACAAAGTAGAAAGCTTATTTTCATATGGAAGTGCACCATAGACATACATGAGCCAAAACTTACCTTGGAAAAAGAAACTCTctttttaaaccatataaattCTGCTAAAACAATCGAGGGTGTAACAGAAATCTTAGCCATCTGATAGAATCCAACACTGCAACAAAACATGAAACatatcaaacacaaaacttTGAACAGGACAACAAAGTTGTGGAAAATAGGAAATGAATATCTAACCTATTGTATTTCAGGCTAACATTAGCTAGGCCAGTAGAGAGAGACATAACAAAGCCAAGAGTGAATAGAGATAAACAAGAAGATTTTGATGGAGGAGATGCAGGAAGCACAGAAAAAGCTTTTATAATGGCCATCAGTGCCCAGCTTAGTGCATAGTGAATAAAACTAAGACATATAGGAAAATGGAAGCCAACTCCTTGAAGCAcctgccataaaaaaaaaagaggcaaatCAAATAAACTCAAAGAAACCGCAACTTGAAGCAATAACAAAAGCAGTTAAAACTAGATAATATGCATTTACAAAGGTTAGAAGTCAAACCCAtttgttcatgaaaataatACCAATAGCAACCAGAAAATTGAACGTAAGAGCAATGACAGGGCCACATAATTGTTGTTCGTGTCGCTTTGCGCTTTCAGATGAGCGAAATCTGCTAAATAAAGAAGACCGAAATTCTTCTAAAGCTCTTCCTGCATTGATAAGTACACAAATAAAAATGCAGGTCAATCAGCCGCATCAAAGAAGACAAGCAATTGAAAAAAAGCCTCCACGGTTTACACAGAAAGCCACTAGCCAATGAGCAAAGCAATCACCTCTTGTTAACAAGATAACAAACTAACTAGCATGAGTTGAGTAGAATAATGGTTTGATTAATCCCTctcaataacaaagaaaaaaaatcaataatatttaaagttGCCAGTGAAAGGCAAATATGTAATGAGAAAAATCCCATTTTTGAGCAACTGGGCAGCCAACTCTCCCTTCATTCAACGGCAAAAAAAATTGCTTATCTttctgaaattaattaaataaaaaacaaaagtaaccaCTACTTTATCAGAGTTAAAGAGCTATAACCCATAAGAGAGAACCCAAGAAAAACCAACCTGGTACTCCAAAAGGCAACAATTGCAGcaacaaaataaagtaaaatttacatccaaacaaagaaaagactagaGAATTCTAGCTAGACTGTTACTGACGCAAGCTAGACTGATAAACCTAGTGACACGCAGCAATGCAGATGAAAGAAAGAACTAAACTTTGAGAAATTTAAACAAGATAAAGAAATGGGGTCTCAAGAAATTCTTCAAAAAAGCTTACCTCTTTCACCAGCATCACTGTCTTTCCTCTTGAGTATCTTCCTCACATCTTTCCTcaccaaaaaattcaaaacttcacGACTATAGagcatctttctttcttcttcctttgaTTCTTTCTTTCACTAAGCACTAAACAGCTCAATTTCCTCAGTGTTTTCAGTCCAAATTGCTACCACTTCCTAGTACTCAATAAGACCTCAAAAAACAAAGAGCCCATTTTCTAGTTTTTGATAACTATGAAAGAGAAGCACCCTTGAACAAGCAACTCAAGtgccaaaacataaattttattttattattaacaaaaaattaaaagaaaaaaaaaaacagagatggtGATTCTCCCTGAAAAACATATCACCTACAAactctaatttataattttattagcgaaatatttactttataattttactttttaaataaattttaaaatcaatctatataaattaaaaaataataaaattattaaatatagtatttaatttactaaattaaatacaaaaaaataaaaatattttttcttaaaaaccttCCACATCATTCTTTTTACGTTGAAAAAATTAGTCCTCCAATGAAATAATCAATACCATTTTTGTCATTATATATGTAATATCATTATAAATATACAATactcttcaaaataaatatcataaattaatataaaatactagTCTTTATCTATCTCTTCATATATAGAATCATTAAAATCTTCACCATATTCATTCTCGTAAATAAGTTATCTACCATGTTCATACCTCTAAAACTGATCCTCATAATTGGTAATAAATCTATGATTACTTTCTTtatgtttctttgattttttttatacatcttCATTAATTGATGAGATAATTCTTTAATTTGCTTTTATACCTTTATCACTACTAACTGATaagtcaattttataatttatcttttcatgtcttttatcactagtttttaaatatatatttcttgagaTGGAAACATAACATCTCTTTCACGAGCATTACTTATTTCACGACCATCTTTTTTATCAATAGCTATTTAACAATACATAACAATTAACCACCATAAATCTTTTAGCTTCTATACCAATTAATGCAGACTGAAACTATATAAGAAAAGCAACAAAGCACAAGAacacaaaattttcaaaagaaaggatcacataaaatttacaatttttttaatgaatatttcttttgaagttgtttatctataactttttaaataaactcgaaaacaagtttaaacaaactagaaaacttgaaaataaaagaaaagcaataaaaattctaaacaaattagaaaaaaataaaaataatctttcttgAAAACCCTATGCATCAGTGATTGTGGGTTCCTAGCCAATATCAAGAACCCGTTTAAAAGGAGGTAGTCTCTCAATtcagtttttcaattaaactttGAAGGAGTTTTACAAGAGAAAGAGTTCATAGATTTGTTGAACgatgttgaaataatttttttttagtataagaaGGTTTTGAAACATATATGAGTTAAACTAATTGTCATCATATTAAAAGGGTCAGGTTTTTATCTAATGGGAAATagttataaaaaacataaaaaagataaggaaaatcAAGAATTAgcaattaagaaaagataaaagaagaagatgaatgcatactttatttcttttggttatGCACAAAAGGAATAAAGTAAATCTATTAACAATtatattgatgaattatttcaattatcaGTAAGGAATTATTTGGAAAAAATGGAAACACATTGCAACAATGTATTTAAGTGGGCTATAACAATCTACCTAGAACATGTTGTGCTTACAATCCTAGTAGATAATGTTGAAGGTATATTAAAAGGCTTTGATGGtgagaaataataaattactaGAGTAGTTTCAAACAAGTTAATATAACAGAAGAGGAcgtaacaaaaatattaaaagattagcTACTCAACAAATTCAACAGGTCACTGATAATGGTTTAAGCTCAATCTTTAAAATTCATTGTTATATACCTGTGACATCGAGTTACTAAATGTAGCAATTTAGAAAGTCATTTGGATAAGGATATGTTGATAAAGGAGCCTTTAAATAATATGGATGATCTTGGTTATGATGACTAGAATAATAGTGAAGATATTTTGCATAGATATAGAGATGTTATGAATGTGCCATTTTagtcatgtaaaaaaatatattaaaatatgatttaggTAGAAATTGATAACACTTTAATGtcttaaataataatttgtttgtaagtaataataaatttacacttaaatatatgtttaagtttttaatataataacaaattaaaaaattaacttattatataaaaagaaattcaccttttaatatatttgagtCCAATTGCTcaatccaatccaatccaaCCATGCTCATTTTTATTGGTCATGGATCCATCAAGATCAGACTAGGTCAGTCCCTAACCAGTACTAGGATAACCCCAACCCCGACAACAAACCTCTTAAAACTCCAACACAAACAGAACTTCTCAAAACCTCGACAAAATCAAAAGATTCAACACTTCCATCATCAAACTCCACAAAATGGCTCCCAAACCCGAATCCCAAAACCTAACCTCCACCACCTCCGCCGCCGAACCATCGTCCCCCTCCTCCATAGATCCACTCTTCCACCTTCTCACCCTCCTCCCCTACTCAATCTTGCGCCCACCACGCCTCCGTCTCAAACTCCCCTCCTTCACCCTCCCTTCCTCCATGACAGTCTTCTCCTTAGTCCTCCTCACCTACTTCATGGTAGTTTCTGGCATCGTCTATGACGTAATCGTTGAACCACCTGGTATCGGGTCAACCCAAGACCCATATACCGGATCTGTCAAACCTGTGGTTTTCTTGCCTGGAAGAGTTAATGGGCAGTATATAATTGAAGGGCTCTCTTCTGGGTTCATGTTCATTGTTGGTGGCGTTGGCATTATTTTGATGGATCTTGCTCTTGAAAAGAATCGTGCCAAGAGTGTTAAGGTTTCTTATGCTACTGCTGGGATTTCCTCTGTTGTTATTGCTTATGTTATGAGTATGCTTTTTCTTCGGATTAAGATCCCAGGATATCTTCGTTGAGTTttcggggtttttttttatgtattttggaATGATACTTTGTTAAGCTAGTTCGAAATCACAATGTGGCTTGTCAAATGGGGTTAGTGTGGATTTTTATGATCTGGGTTACTCTCATTTGATCTTGTGGTGCTAGTTGGTTATGGAACTATAagtatttttgttaataaaagtCGCAAATTCTGACTGCTTGTTGATGATTTTGCTGAATTGAGGAAATGCTAGTGATTGTTATCTTTATTGTCTGTGATTCTGTGTTTCTTTATTAAATTCTGGCTTGTTATAAAATTGAGAACATTTTAATGATGAGATTGGGATGATATCAGAAGATTAGCGTTGTGTTTTTTGGATGATGACATTCCGGAATCGAGAAAGCATAGGTGAGTGTTGGTGTGTCCCTTTATTCTAACTTGAATTCCAATGTTTTGAGGTTATTGAGCAGTGCTAATGGGATTATCTCTTTGTTCTTGATAGTCTTAAGGATTATTAACTTGATCATACTGAAATGGTGATTGATGTTTCATCAATCTTGTGCTAGGAATCGGATTTGAATAAACTGCAGAGCTAGGTTAGACTAATGCTTCTTAATTCTCCCTTTCTTATAGTACTTTGAGGGCGTGGTTAACTAATTTCACTGCAAATCTGCTAGTTTATGCTGTCTTATGCTTTCTCAACTACTGAGACTATTGGTCAAATCCCAATTAGAAGTTTGTCTGAAGTACAAGAAACAATAATAGTTCGAAGAAGATGGGTGTTGCAAATTCTATGAGAGTTGAAAGAGCTATTCAGAGGTCAGGATTACCTATCATTTTAATAGTAATGATTGCTGAATTTTGTTTGTGAAGTGAGAAAACAATAATCAGTATCATGAATTCAATCGCCTTGCTATTTTTTGGATATTTGTGAAGTAAATCGGAATCAGGATGCATGGTCACGAAACACCTATACTTCAACTTCAACTTCAAGCTGCCTTCTCCAACCTTCCTTCTCCTACAAGGCCATTAGAACCATACCCTTCTCTTTAGAGTTTAGTCTGTTACATTGCCACCCATTAGAGTCACTCCGCTTTTCGATATGGAGCTGTCCTCCCCTGTGCACAATAGTGAATGTAGACAAGAAAGATGACCAGAAATTTTACGGACTCGACCTCTAACTACTGGATTCTTACAGCATAGAAGTGAAATGGACACAGAAGAAAGAGAAATggaagagagaaaattataaaaatatatattttttattggtggaACTAAATATCTCTCTTGAATGCTGCAACTATCAAGTAgtaaattttttgaaagttttctGGCTAGAATATGGCCTAGCTCTAGATAGCAATTTACTTGGATTTGGAATTGAAATTTTGTTATGGTGTCCAGTAAAATATTAGGAAGTAATTGAAATGCATACTAAATATTTGATTCTCAAAACCATATATGAAACAATGACGTCCATTTATTTACAAACCAAAAGTAAGGCACACCCATGTAGACCTAGGTTGGAATATACATGTCTTGGTGGAGTTTTGATCTTCCTCCTACGATGTACTGATGATACGAAGCTCAAACACTCATGCATGCTAAGAATTGACTGGCTTCACAGATGCAACAACAAACAGTCTAGCGGTCCTAAGAGAGATTCTTTGAAGAGAATAGACGACCGGGTGAGAAAATCCTCAAGTATCTAGGAGAAGCTAGGCCTTCAATAGAACGATTCCATGTGTGTTTAGGGGATTTCCCACTGTATGCAGGAGAAGCAAGACCATCAAAGGAGGAGTAATGATCAGGCGTGACATCGAACCCTTCTCTGTCTTTCCTGGACCCAATTCTCCCACTGAAGGTCCCATACTTGACCAACTTACCAACCCatgacttcttctttgttgggCTCTTGTGGCCTGCATTCATCTTCTCACTCAAATACTCCTTGACAAAATGCACCCCTCTCTCCACCACCTCCATTGGCGGAGAAACGAGCGGGTTCCCTTCAACAGACAGCTTTTGCAGCTTCCTTAGGCACCCCATGGAGTCGGGCAAAGTTGTAATCTTGTTATAACTCACGTCCAATTCCACAAGAGATAGAAGGAGGCCAATGGAGTATGGCAAGGTTTCAAGGTATTGGAAGTTTTGGCTTACATTTAGGACCTCTAGATTGATAAGGTTCTCTAAGTCTTCAGGAAGGGACCTTAGATTGTTCAACCTTGCGTCTAGAGTTTTCAAAGTAGTGATGTAGGAGGTAGACATGGGAAGAAACACCAGCTTGTTTGAATTCACCGAGAGCTTCTTGAGGTTAACAAGCTCGAACCCTATGGTGTCTGGTAAGCTGCTTAGCTTGTTGAAGTTGACATTCAATTCTTCTAAAGACCTGAAACAGAAACACAAGATTTTGATATAAACATAATTGAAATGATAATAAACTGCTTCTAATTCACATTTTATTTGATGGTTACATACATAGCCACTCCATTTACTGGATTTCATATTtagttaaattgatttaattttaatatttgtctaaaattacaaatgcacatctcatcatcatcatagcTTTAAATTTATACTCTCTCATAACATATCTAAATATTTATAGTAATTAAATGGATGAGattaattttatctaataacatgaaaaaaaaaaagaaatatataaaaaaatcatttgtttttttataaatggaaTGAATTGGATTGCAGAATTTGTTGGACATTTTGATCTAGTTTCCAGGTTACAGATTGGACTAGTTAATCTGAATTTAtccaaatcaattcaaaacaatgtcattttaaaatattttttaaagttaaaatgatatcattttaatttttttaaatcaaattaaattttgatcgaGTTGGTCAAGTTATACTAGATCAACtcctattaaatttaatttaaagtttgattTGGATTGGATAGCAAAACTTAGTTTAgcaacactagtttttttttttttttttcaaaatgaggGAATCATCTTGAACatatgaaatgaaatttaaacgGTATTTTGACAATCATGATCAAGacaaatatacatacatacgcAATATGTCCACATCTAAACTGTCATTTTAATCTTTCCACTAaagtcaaattaatattaattaattagcagtGGAAAAACCGAACAGTGTTAAATACACTTCAAGGGGAAGATCATCATGATCAATATCATAAATAGGTTTTGAACCCTTGGATCCTTTTGGAAAAGCTGTAGTTTTTAGCCGCGTGCCAAAAATTCTAAATCATAattcaaaaactataaaataaaataattaaagcttCTAAAAATTGGAAATTACTGTggatataatattaattatcaagCATTTTGGATTGTGCTTtggaatgaataaaaaaagaaaaaaaatagtggcAGAAACATTTTCTCAACATTAGTGAGCCGATAAATAATTACACCGAGGAACTTTAGTGCAGACAGAAAGATTGACCAGCTCTTTACCTCTCCTCCATGGGTCCAAGCCACCTTTCTTTCTTTGCATGCGTGCTACTATTCCCTAAATTTTAATTCCACATCATCATTGACATTTTCTTTGACTTCTTGGTAA
It contains:
- the LOC133674083 gene encoding nucleotide-sugar uncharacterized transporter 1-like; the protein is MLYSREVLNFLVRKDVRKILKRKDSDAGERGRALEEFRSSLFSRFRSSESAKRHEQQLCGPVIALTFNFLVAIGIIFMNKWVLQGVGFHFPICLSFIHYALSWALMAIIKAFSVLPASPPSKSSCLSLFTLGFVMSLSTGLANVSLKYNSVGFYQMAKISVTPSIVLAEFIWFKKRVSFSKVVALTVVSIGVAVATVTDLQFSLFGACVALAWIIPSGVNKILWSTLQQQDNWTALALTWKTTPITLFFLASLIPFLDPPGVFSYDWNFRNTALILMSALLGFLLQWSGALALGATSAISHVVLGQFKTCVVLLGNYYIFGSNPGATSICGALTAIVGMSCYTYLNICNPKPQTGKLSPGKSSTQSRSSKENVDSHDGYGGESV
- the LOC133673755 gene encoding uncharacterized protein LOC133673755, with the protein product MAPKPESQNLTSTTSAAEPSSPSSIDPLFHLLTLLPYSILRPPRLRLKLPSFTLPSSMTVFSLVLLTYFMVVSGIVYDVIVEPPGIGSTQDPYTGSVKPVVFLPGRVNGQYIIEGLSSGFMFIVGGVGIILMDLALEKNRAKSVKVSYATAGISSVVIAYVMSMLFLRIKIPGYLR
- the LOC133673754 gene encoding plant intracellular Ras-group-related LRR protein 6-like, coding for MMYEQIQQQQQQQMMNRVDRRKVMGERRKAIEEEEVDMSGMSLESIPNPSLNLAAICKLNLSNNDLQMIPESLTARMLNLVVLDVHSNQLKSLPNSIGCLSKLKALNVSCNLLVSLPRTIENCRSLEELNVNFNKLSSLPDTIGFELVNLKKLSVNSNKLVFLPMSTSYITTLKTLDARLNNLRSLPEDLENLINLEVLNVSQNFQYLETLPYSIGLLLSLVELDVSYNKITTLPDSMGCLRKLQKLSVEGNPLVSPPMEVVERGVHFVKEYLSEKMNAGHKSPTKKKSWVGKLVKYGTFSGRIGSRKDREGFDVTPDHYSSFDGLASPAYSGKSPKHTWNRSIEGLASPRYLRIFSPGRLFSSKNLS